A single genomic interval of Mucilaginibacter robiniae harbors:
- a CDS encoding nucleotide-diphospho-sugar transferase, translating into MQYTSAQNKPFQTPVLFLIFNRVGLTQKVFNEIKKIKPKYLYVAADGPRPDNSSDVETCRETRNIIEQIDWDCELKTLFRDKNLGCGPAVSSAISWFFEHVEAGMILEDDCVPNLSFFPFCEELLEKYKDSDVVKFIGGNNFQGGRKRGNASYYFSHYPASWGWATWRRSWQIFRANISESTAEIKSGKLDYVFNSTKEKNHWIKSLYKANRESSSVWDFHFYYSIWKSGGLCITPNQNLVVNMGFFDQATHYFLKDSTKTSVKNETMVFPLVHPDKVEVNREADKYTFNHFYSHSGQRAIRLLRENNIYGILAYLKNRFL; encoded by the coding sequence ATGCAGTACACAAGTGCTCAAAATAAGCCTTTTCAAACGCCTGTTTTATTCTTGATTTTCAATAGAGTTGGTTTAACACAGAAAGTGTTTAATGAAATAAAAAAGATTAAACCTAAATACTTATATGTTGCTGCTGATGGCCCTCGGCCAGACAATAGTAGTGATGTTGAAACCTGCCGTGAAACCAGAAATATTATTGAACAAATCGATTGGGATTGTGAACTTAAAACATTGTTCAGAGATAAAAATCTAGGATGTGGCCCTGCTGTAAGTTCGGCTATTTCGTGGTTTTTTGAACATGTGGAGGCCGGAATGATCCTGGAAGATGACTGTGTACCTAATTTGTCCTTTTTTCCATTTTGCGAGGAGTTATTGGAAAAGTATAAAGATAGTGACGTGGTAAAGTTTATTGGTGGTAACAATTTTCAAGGTGGAAGAAAGCGTGGAAATGCAAGTTATTATTTTTCACATTATCCAGCATCATGGGGATGGGCAACCTGGAGAAGGAGCTGGCAAATATTCAGAGCGAACATTAGTGAATCTACAGCAGAAATTAAGAGTGGTAAGCTCGATTACGTGTTTAATTCAACTAAAGAAAAAAATCATTGGATAAAATCTTTGTACAAAGCTAATAGAGAAAGCAGCAGTGTATGGGATTTCCATTTTTATTATTCTATATGGAAAAGTGGCGGATTATGTATAACACCTAACCAGAACTTGGTAGTTAATATGGGCTTTTTTGATCAGGCTACCCATTATTTTTTGAAAGATTCTACCAAAACCAGCGTTAAGAATGAAACTATGGTATTTCCATTAGTGCATCCTGACAAGGTTGAAGTAAATAGAGAAGCTGACAAATACACTTTTAATCATTTTTATAGTCATTCTGGACAACGGGCTATTCGGTTGCTTCGTGAAAATAACATTTATGGCATTCTTGCTTATCTGAAAAACAGATTTTTGTAG
- a CDS encoding glycosyltransferase: MNLAPVLVFTYKRLEPLKQSIEALKKNVLAKESNLYIFSDGAKNDSDREQVKSVREFLKDVSGFKSITIKEAEVNKGLANSIIQGVTEVLENHNEVIVLEDDLLTTPNFLTFMNQALNKYRNSASVFSISGYSFDLGECTYENSDAYFLERGWSWGWATWKNKWSDVDWKVKDYDSFRRDKRRQRAFAKGGSDLNKMLRNQMNGLLDSWAIRWFYYQYKVKGLTLYPVRSKVYNNGFDNSATHTNGSDRRYRPLLDTEHSLEFQLPDAVAIHPYYHEKFSLKMGLRARIISKVETLILKVKNSL, translated from the coding sequence ATGAACCTTGCACCAGTTTTAGTTTTTACATATAAGAGATTAGAGCCTTTAAAGCAATCCATAGAGGCTTTAAAGAAAAATGTTTTGGCTAAAGAGTCAAACCTTTATATTTTTTCCGATGGCGCCAAGAATGATTCGGATCGGGAACAAGTAAAAAGTGTTCGAGAATTCCTGAAAGATGTATCGGGATTCAAAAGTATTACGATTAAAGAAGCAGAAGTAAATAAAGGCTTGGCAAACTCTATAATACAAGGTGTTACTGAAGTTCTGGAAAACCATAATGAAGTAATTGTTCTTGAAGATGATTTATTAACAACACCCAACTTTTTAACGTTCATGAATCAAGCCTTAAATAAATACAGAAATTCAGCTTCGGTATTTTCAATATCAGGTTATTCATTTGATTTAGGTGAATGTACCTATGAAAATTCGGATGCTTATTTTTTAGAGCGTGGATGGTCATGGGGGTGGGCAACCTGGAAAAACAAATGGAGCGATGTGGACTGGAAAGTAAAAGATTATGATTCTTTCAGGCGAGATAAGCGCCGGCAAAGGGCTTTTGCTAAGGGTGGGTCAGACTTGAACAAAATGTTGCGTAATCAAATGAATGGCTTACTGGATTCATGGGCTATCCGATGGTTTTATTATCAATATAAAGTTAAAGGACTTACTTTGTATCCGGTTAGATCTAAAGTTTATAATAACGGATTTGATAATTCAGCAACTCATACAAATGGATCAGACCGGCGCTATAGACCCTTATTAGATACCGAACATTCGCTTGAGTTTCAATTGCCTGATGCCGTAGCTATACATCCTTACTATCATGAAAAATTTTCGTTAAAGATGGGGCTCAGAGCGCGTATTATATCTAAAGTAGAAACCTTAATATTAAAAGTTAAGAATAGCTTATGA
- a CDS encoding right-handed parallel beta-helix repeat-containing protein, which translates to MNVCLVVMWKRLRSALLVSLFFMALQPAYAAIASNGVDDTDALQAQLDKGKDLVLTGTLIINRTLIVPSGVNITGGTLVNGNNMSGYLLANGTFLKFQNVSNSVIKNVTFKATNGFHLTGWLDAVVLIKDAVNITVSNCTFNLNQPYGKAGMEAVWITGPQSSKNNILSNKLKTCGIVYAENGASGTLVKGNSIINAHQNALTGTGNNAACASKDVSLIQNTIINAGRMGIEDFRYMDGTTIAANKIKGTGKSIKERVDGMGISCVGYNSKVTGNIIEDAQTYCIESGGNHHILIADNTIIDNELTATGIMSNVTSPPPSSHISNNSITRNNTIKGTYVAIAVFGNNPLNLSIERNNIQNPSSKGIDITSTAVNYQITVSGNHFIFSKAGKDKRTALSTYAATPQVNQLLTVANNILSYNDEIGMSKNTEYGFFITTNYVTFTHNIVSYHKQKVYPFFTNGVKLVGLKAIDNTANGVKL; encoded by the coding sequence ATGAATGTCTGCTTAGTTGTGATGTGGAAGCGTTTACGTTCCGCTTTGCTGGTGAGTTTGTTTTTCATGGCGCTGCAACCAGCGTATGCAGCAATCGCTTCAAATGGTGTTGATGATACAGATGCTTTACAAGCTCAGTTAGACAAAGGAAAAGATCTGGTATTAACCGGCACGCTAATCATTAACAGAACACTAATTGTACCTAGTGGCGTAAATATTACAGGCGGAACATTAGTAAATGGTAATAACATGTCGGGTTATTTGCTTGCCAATGGCACTTTTTTAAAGTTTCAAAATGTTAGTAATAGCGTAATCAAGAACGTCACTTTCAAGGCAACAAATGGGTTTCATTTAACCGGATGGCTGGATGCTGTGGTATTAATTAAAGATGCTGTAAACATTACAGTGAGTAATTGCACTTTCAATTTAAATCAACCTTATGGTAAAGCCGGTATGGAAGCTGTATGGATTACCGGCCCACAATCGTCAAAAAACAATATCCTGAGTAATAAGCTAAAAACCTGCGGCATTGTATATGCCGAAAATGGTGCATCTGGTACTTTAGTTAAAGGCAATTCAATTATTAATGCTCATCAAAATGCTTTAACTGGTACCGGTAATAATGCTGCTTGTGCATCAAAAGATGTTTCGTTAATACAAAACACCATTATCAATGCCGGGCGTATGGGCATTGAAGATTTTAGATATATGGATGGTACCACCATTGCTGCTAATAAAATAAAAGGTACAGGAAAAAGTATTAAAGAACGCGTTGATGGAATGGGAATATCCTGTGTAGGATATAACTCGAAAGTTACAGGTAATATTATTGAAGATGCTCAAACCTATTGTATTGAATCAGGTGGAAATCATCATATACTGATAGCTGATAATACTATTATTGATAATGAACTGACAGCAACCGGTATTATGTCAAATGTCACCTCTCCGCCACCGTCATCACACATCAGTAATAACAGTATTACACGTAATAACACAATTAAAGGGACATACGTAGCAATTGCTGTTTTTGGGAACAATCCGCTCAATTTATCTATTGAACGTAACAATATACAAAATCCATCCTCTAAAGGTATAGATATTACGAGTACTGCAGTTAACTACCAAATTACTGTAAGTGGTAATCATTTTATCTTTAGTAAAGCCGGTAAGGATAAAAGAACGGCTCTGTCAACTTATGCTGCAACGCCGCAAGTTAATCAGTTACTTACAGTAGCTAATAACATTTTAAGTTATAATGATGAAATAGGGATGAGTAAAAATACCGAATATGGATTTTTTATCACTACTAATTATGTAACCTTCACACATAATATAGTTAGTTACCATAAACAAAAGGTATATCCATTCTTTACTAATGGTGTAAAACTAGTCGGCTTAAAAGCAATTGATAATACAGCAAATGGGGTAAAACTGTGA
- a CDS encoding CatB-related O-acetyltransferase produces MIKFLKKLRDLYLVKVKWRNYNLGQNFHAGARVRLWAKDNIITGRNFYIGRDSQIETNCKIGNDVILGNKVALVGRYDHNFHEVGVPIRLASQIRDKDYNWKGLNEKVVIEDDVWVGYGVIIMSGVKIGTGSIIAAGSVVTKDVEAYSIYGGNPAKKITERFPSLENKNEHITVLTSTYFHS; encoded by the coding sequence ATGATTAAGTTCCTTAAAAAGCTCCGTGACTTGTACTTAGTAAAAGTAAAATGGAGAAATTACAACTTAGGCCAAAATTTTCATGCCGGTGCCAGGGTAAGGTTATGGGCGAAGGATAACATTATAACAGGCAGAAACTTTTATATAGGTAGAGATTCGCAGATTGAAACCAATTGTAAAATTGGTAATGATGTGATTTTAGGTAATAAAGTAGCACTGGTTGGCCGCTATGACCATAATTTTCATGAAGTAGGAGTACCAATCAGATTGGCATCACAGATAAGAGATAAAGATTACAATTGGAAAGGGCTTAATGAAAAGGTTGTAATAGAAGATGATGTGTGGGTAGGATATGGTGTAATTATTATGAGTGGTGTTAAAATTGGTACAGGCAGCATTATTGCAGCTGGTTCTGTAGTAACCAAAGATGTAGAAGCATACTCTATATACGGTGGAAACCCAGCCAAAAAAATAACTGAACGCTTTCCTTCACTTGAAAATAAGAATGAACATATTACAGTTTTAACTTCCACTTATTTTCATTCATGA
- a CDS encoding glycosyltransferase family 4 protein produces the protein MKKVLLSAFACDPTQGSEPGNGWNWATGLAKQGLEVHCFTRIEGKANIEKVNVPDNLFFHYVQLPFGAEKLYAKSQASMYLYYIMWQWFAYKAAKALHTQMAFDIAHHVTWGSVQLGSFMYKLPVPFVFGPAGGGQQSPVSFKKYFESGWGAEEKREKVSAFLMKYNPACKSMLNKASAVWVSNHDTATMVKKISSSPVHYTLDAALPSTFFPSQFQHKVTQPGKLNLLWVGRMMPRKGVLVLLEVMEKLKSYPGITLTIVGDGEQRDSLLKSIEEKGLQNTVFWKGKVPFEHVKGFYADCDVFFFTSLRDSCPAQLIEAMAYGMPVVTLNLHGQGIIVNDETGFRCSCDTPEEAINELNKAILTLYNEPALVTSMSKAANAFALKQTWENKIKHIVQQSYLN, from the coding sequence ATGAAAAAAGTTCTTTTATCTGCATTTGCTTGCGACCCAACTCAAGGATCTGAACCGGGTAATGGCTGGAACTGGGCTACTGGTTTGGCTAAACAAGGTTTAGAAGTACATTGCTTTACCCGTATAGAAGGAAAAGCGAATATTGAAAAGGTTAATGTACCTGATAACTTGTTTTTCCACTATGTTCAATTACCATTTGGAGCTGAAAAGTTATACGCCAAATCTCAGGCGAGCATGTATCTATACTATATTATGTGGCAATGGTTTGCCTACAAGGCAGCCAAAGCATTACACACGCAAATGGCATTTGATATAGCTCACCATGTTACTTGGGGTAGTGTGCAGTTGGGTTCATTCATGTATAAGCTTCCGGTACCATTTGTTTTCGGGCCTGCTGGTGGTGGGCAGCAATCGCCAGTAAGTTTTAAAAAGTATTTTGAATCAGGTTGGGGGGCTGAAGAAAAGCGTGAAAAGGTTTCAGCGTTTCTAATGAAATACAATCCAGCTTGCAAAAGTATGCTGAATAAAGCATCAGCCGTTTGGGTTTCTAATCATGACACCGCTACTATGGTTAAAAAGATCAGTTCTTCACCTGTACATTATACATTAGATGCTGCTCTGCCATCAACCTTTTTTCCAAGTCAATTTCAACATAAAGTTACACAGCCCGGCAAACTCAATCTCTTGTGGGTAGGCCGAATGATGCCCCGAAAAGGTGTGTTAGTTTTGTTGGAAGTAATGGAGAAGTTAAAATCTTATCCCGGTATCACACTAACCATTGTTGGTGATGGTGAACAAAGAGACTCATTGTTAAAGTCAATTGAAGAGAAAGGATTGCAAAATACCGTTTTTTGGAAGGGAAAGGTACCGTTTGAGCATGTAAAAGGCTTTTATGCAGATTGTGATGTATTCTTTTTTACTTCCCTGAGAGATTCCTGTCCGGCTCAGTTGATTGAAGCCATGGCTTATGGTATGCCTGTAGTTACCTTAAATTTGCATGGACAAGGCATTATTGTTAATGATGAGACCGGATTTAGATGCTCTTGTGATACACCTGAAGAAGCAATCAATGAACTAAATAAAGCTATATTAACGTTATATAATGAACCTGCTTTAGTAACATCTATGAGTAAGGCTGCCAATGCTTTTGCATTGAAGCAAACATGGGAGAACAAGATTAAGCATATTGTTCAGCAATCCTATTTAAACTAG